One Cryobacterium roopkundense genomic region harbors:
- a CDS encoding polyprenol monophosphomannose synthase, translated as MANTLVIIPTYNECENIPLIVARVRASVPAAHVLVVDDSSPDGTGVLADELSAADAAVHVLHRHDKTGLGAAYLDGFGWGLSHGYDQLVQLDADGSHLPEQLPDLLAAAATADVVMGSRWVPGGAVKNWPWHRRALSRGGSIYSRALLRLPQRDVTGGFRVYSAHALDSMKLSSVESLGYCFQIDMLLHAVRARLTVVEVPITFVERTLGSSKMSGRIVIEAMGRVTLWGMTGMGVRRARAVTETSLQKG; from the coding sequence ATGGCCAACACTCTGGTGATCATTCCGACATACAACGAATGTGAAAACATCCCGCTCATTGTGGCGCGGGTGCGCGCCAGCGTTCCGGCCGCCCATGTGCTCGTGGTCGACGATTCCTCGCCGGACGGCACCGGCGTCTTGGCCGACGAGCTATCCGCGGCAGATGCCGCCGTGCACGTTCTGCATCGACACGACAAAACGGGCCTCGGTGCCGCCTACCTCGACGGCTTCGGCTGGGGACTCTCACACGGATACGACCAGCTCGTTCAACTTGACGCGGACGGTTCGCACCTCCCGGAGCAACTCCCAGATCTTCTGGCTGCGGCCGCGACTGCCGATGTCGTGATGGGTTCACGGTGGGTTCCCGGTGGCGCCGTGAAGAACTGGCCCTGGCACCGCCGCGCGTTGTCTCGGGGCGGATCAATCTACTCACGGGCGCTGCTCCGACTCCCGCAACGTGACGTCACGGGCGGATTCCGGGTGTACTCCGCGCATGCGCTCGACAGCATGAAGCTCTCGAGCGTCGAGAGTCTCGGCTACTGCTTTCAGATCGACATGCTCTTGCACGCCGTTCGTGCCCGACTCACGGTCGTGGAGGTTCCGATCACCTTCGTGGAACGCACGCTGGGTTCATCGAAGATGAGCGGACGCATCGTCATCGAGGCGATGGGAAGAGTCACCCTGTGGGGCATGACTGGCATGGGCGTGCGGCGCGCTCGCGCCGTCACAGAGACATCCCTGCAAAAAGGCTAG